The stretch of DNA ATACTTGTACGTGTTCTATGAGATGCAGGACAAATTCCTGACCGCTCGCGAGAAAAATCGCGATGGGCAACCGTACTTCGACGACTGTGCCGAGATCTTTTTCATCACAGCTCCCGATAGCCTGGACACACACATTGGCTACGAACTGAATCTTTGGAAAGCTTCAAACGATTTCGTTTTCTTTAACGATTTCTACCAAGGTCAAAGCTGCGTCCTAAGAACCTTCAATCCAGATTTCAAAGTCGAAGTGACGTACGAAGGCACGCTCAATGACAATTCGGATCAGGATAAAGGCTGGACCATGGAGCTTGCCATTCCGATCTCGAACTTCGATGGCTTGGCAAAGATTGTCCCCGTCAGTGCCGGGAACCAGTGGGCATTCTTAGCGGTACGACAAGATCGCAACGACGTTGAAGGGAACCGTCATTCGACTTCGACAATCTTTCCGATCTACGACATTACCAAGAATGTGCACCAACCGAATCGCTTTGGTTTGATGAAGTTCATCAAGTGACGATCAAGTGGCGAATGAGTGATTGTTGAGTGATTCTAAGCGATAGGAAACCGCGGGCTGCCGGGGAACTTCAGAACTATGGGTGCCGCCTTTTTCACCAAGCAGGTACGTGCAAACCGTAAACGTTCGGTATAGGCGATGCTGGCTCGCCGAGTTAGCAAGCTGTCGCGACGGTCTAGCTCAACGCTCGCCTTTGCCCAAGGCGCCGACCATCACGCCGAAATTTTGGAATGCGGCGAATGAAGTAATCGGTTTGCCAACCCCAAGGCAGGGATTGCCCCAAGTTTGGGGAAGAATCTGGGGGGCAGTTTACGAGAGGAAAAGGCGACGCTGGCCATCTCTCGACCGACATAGGACGAAGTCCTACGAAATAAAGAAAAGTCGGGGCGACATGATTCGAACATGCGACCTCCTGGTCCCAAACCAGGCGCTCTACCAGGCTGAGCTACGCCCCGATTCGTCACGAATGACGTGGTAGTGGACGAGGGATTTCTCCCTGCGTGGGCACAGATTACATGACGGCGCGGTTTTGCGAAAGGTTCGATCAGCCGTTTCTTTTCAATGAAAATGAGACTATTTTTTGACGGCCTCGTCCCGGCAATCCTCCCGGTGTTGGGGTTTGGTAATCTGGATGAATTGAGCCACGATTCGTTTCCACTTTCTAGACGGTTTTTCATGCAAATTACGCATCTTCGCCCGGTTTTCCTACCGGTTTTGTTGACTCTTTTTCTGATGGGATCGGTTTCGATGGCGGACAATGACAGCCTCGATGTTTGGATCGGCACCAGTGCTTCACCGCAGTCTGAAGGCATCTATCACGCTACCTTTGACCCCGCCCAGGGCAAATTGTCTCCTAGCAAGCTGGTCGCCAAGATGATCGGTCCAGGATTCCTGGCTCAGCACCCGACTCTTGACGTCTTGTACGCAGTCGGCAGGCCCGTCGATGGCGAACCGTCCGTGGTTGCTTTCGCGATCGAAAATAATCAGCTTCGCCAAATTAACGCGGTGGCCGTGGGTGACGGGGATGCGTGCCATGTCAGCGTTGATCCAACGGGCAAGACACTGCTAACGGCTCAATACGGTGGCGGCAGTGTAGCGGCGTTCGGACTGAACTCGGATGGATCATTGGCCGAACGAACTGAATTGATCGACCATGAAGGCGGTTCGGGAGTCGTGGCGGGACGCCAAAATAGCTCGCACGCTCACTATGCCGGAATTTCCCCAAACAATCAGTTCGCATTGGTTCCCGATCTCGGGCTGGATAAGGTGATGATCTATCGCCTTGACCCCGAGACCGCGAAGCTGACACAGCATGGATTTGGGAAGGTTCCCGCCGGGGGCGGCCCGAGGCACATGAAGTTTCATTCCAATGGAAAGTGGATCTATGTGCTTAACGAACTGTCACTTAGTGTGACGTTGTTTGATTGGGATGCGGACGCGGGCAAGATGACCCCTCGGCAAACCATTCCTGCGGTACCCAA from Rubripirellula amarantea encodes:
- a CDS encoding carbohydrate-binding family 9-like protein; its protein translation is MLDAQEEKKLSLGEQPVFHVSRTNEEIVVDGKMNETSWTSTESRTFEYFYNVDKPDDQQRSTLRMLWDDEYLYVFYEMQDKFLTAREKNRDGQPYFDDCAEIFFITAPDSLDTHIGYELNLWKASNDFVFFNDFYQGQSCVLRTFNPDFKVEVTYEGTLNDNSDQDKGWTMELAIPISNFDGLAKIVPVSAGNQWAFLAVRQDRNDVEGNRHSTSTIFPIYDITKNVHQPNRFGLMKFIK
- a CDS encoding lactonase family protein, producing the protein MQITHLRPVFLPVLLTLFLMGSVSMADNDSLDVWIGTSASPQSEGIYHATFDPAQGKLSPSKLVAKMIGPGFLAQHPTLDVLYAVGRPVDGEPSVVAFAIENNQLRQINAVAVGDGDACHVSVDPTGKTLLTAQYGGGSVAAFGLNSDGSLAERTELIDHEGGSGVVAGRQNSSHAHYAGISPNNQFALVPDLGLDKVMIYRLDPETAKLTQHGFGKVPAGGGPRHMKFHSNGKWIYVLNELSLSVTLFDWDADAGKMTPRQTIPAVPKQALAKEKFKSASEIIVHPNGKFLYSANRGHDTITVYRIDGSNGELSVIEIENIRGATPRNFNITPDGKWLLAAGQDSNTVATFAINDSTGELTYNQNVINSPSPICLLFGR